Below is a window of Xiphophorus couchianus chromosome 1, X_couchianus-1.0, whole genome shotgun sequence DNA.
taatgtggtgcgccttatagtgcggacaATACGGGTAAACTCTGATCAGCTTCCCTGACCCTGCTGAAATATAGCATCTCCACAGCATAATGTTCCTACCATCATGCTTCATAGCAGAGTGGTTCTATTCAGGGAGATTGGGGCAGAGAAAGTTTTCCACCACATTTAGTGTGGCATTTAGGCCAAAGCACCTTCTTCCATGCGTTTGCTGTCTCCACTATATGTAGCGAACTTCAGCACTCTttcataaaggccagatttgtggtgtgGGTGACTAATTAGAATAATTATCTGTGTTGACAGATTCTTCCACCCGAGCCACAGCTTCTAAGGCCCTCTTGACGGTTTCTCTCGTcagtgctttttttctgttgatgtAGCTACATTTTGAAAGGCTTGCTGTTGTCATTGTGActaactttgtgttgttcttttccATAAGGTCGCAAATTACATCTGTGGTTTTGacttgaaaaagttcaaggactCTGAAttcttttgcaaagcactgtataAACAAAAATCTTGACTAGTGttcatttttacaattttcctGTACTGCCAGCAGCCGTACAGGTACTTATGGCAAGCATTAGATTTCAATGTGATATGAAGAGTTCTTCACTGCCAGACAAACAGAATGTAAATGTTACGATCCTGAAAAACATCTAAACACTTCTGTTTCTGTTGGTTGACTTTGCAATAATTCAGATCTCATTCCTGTAATTTAGAGCTGCACTCATTGTTCGCTCAGTGGATTAGGAAAACAAAGGGTCTAATATTGTAACGTTATCAGTcttagtagaaaaaaaatacttctaagaTGTCAAAACTAGTCTTCCTCTGGGTGCAATACAGACTTTTCCTAAAGTCCTGGTTGTAGTTATGGTTCTGCTTGTGCTGGtccaaactgaaaatgtgtccatttctttgtaaatatttctttttttctttgtgttaaaaGGTGGTAAATTATGTTCTCCTGTTTTCTGTCTTGTGTTGCTCCAACCTCATGTGACCTGATTGTGTAACCCTGTTTATCCAGAACTGTACTTTGTGTTCATGTAAATATGGTGtttgttaataaaaagaaaaaccatgcTCTTTTAAAAGTCTTGGGAGTGATTTTAGGAATGTAATGATGACAGTGCACAAGTTAAACCTAAAAATTTTATTGTATAACATTATAAAACCAGCACTccttatttttataaattcacTGAAGATTGCAGGCAGTGCAAATTCAAGGGGAACCTGTGGAACACCAGTGCAGTGGCAGTTTTTAACTACAGCCTTAAGACATAAAAGCACGAACACTGCCTCTGATGACAGCTCTGCAGATGGGGCAGTGACGCAGGCTGGCGGCACAATCGCCACAGACCACCAGGTGACCGCAGGGGATGAAGACAATGGATACCAACTTGTCCATGCAGACTTTACAAGTTCTCTCTTCCTGCAGCTGCCTGAGCAGCTCCTCAGGACTTTGATCCATTACTggtggaaaacacaaacaaaaaagttcaattGGTTGGGGTAGGCTCTGTGACTAAAACATCAAGATAGATAAAATTGtgaaaacgcaaaaaaaaattaaatgccaATTCATTATAATTGGATTTCACAAGCACGCAGACCTCTCTTTGGGACGGGTGTCTCAGTCCTCACGTTTCCTGCACTGGATCCCAGGCTCCTCTCTTGCTCTACATTGAACAAATTTAAGACGCAACATAAACACTTGGCTTTAATTAAAATTGAGTGTTTTAATTCTGCAGTTGgtcaaagttgtgtttttacatcatattaCTCGTTTTAAAATACTTCCAAAGTTGAAGTCCTCTTTTCCAAATGTCCACTTATTTCCAAGTAAATGTGATGCAAAATCAAATGTGATATATTTGTAATAATGTTTATGCTCAACagacttcattttaaaatccaaaagttGTGAGATTTTAATGTTTAGCTTGTTGCAAAAGTCTGAGCTGATGCTCTGTATTTCTTTCCCAAAAGGTTATCtggaatttttatttgtattagtaCTGATGGCACAggtcaacagaaaaaaatttcGGAAGTTGCAATTTGAAGGAGGAACATAGATTTTTTAGAATATATGTTGTTTTGCTCATAAAGCTGGGATTTCTACAAAATCAGCAGTGAATTtgcaaaactgtgaaaaatacaTCCAAGTACAACAGAAAACCTTATTTATTATGCAAAAAGTGAGAAAATTACTCCCTTaattactgattaaaaaaaagtattttctataAATAGTAACATGTCTCTGTTCAACAGGGAGGTAGGAATaagctgaaaaaaatatctattacTCATATAAAACATGGACAAATCTCCAAAAGCACAGTAGTCTggtgaatatttaaatttgtttccatCTCTGTTACCTCTGCTGTTTGGCCCTGCctgcctctcctcctcttctgctCGCAGAACATCAGTAACCAGCTCAGACACTGAGGTGTAGTACTGGCCTGTCAGCAGGTACTTGGTCTGGACCAGACTCTCCACCACGCCAGCTTCAAACCCCATCTGCAGCACAGTCTGCACAACAGGAGAGAGCATGGCTGATGAAGCTCCCAGACCTCCGACCATATCTGAAGGGTAAGACAGtgagagaagagagaaagatGACTTCAAACTAGAGACCGAATACCATACTGGCTTTACACACGACCTGAGGCCTCAGATGGTACGATATCACACAAAactggaagagaaaaacaaaaaacattcaccTTACTTTTTGTATTGcaacatattaaacatttttagctgcagtaCTTTTCTGTATGCCTGCAGAAAATCTGATTGCTATGGTTCTTCCAACATTTCACGCAATAACTACTGTGTTACATTCACTGTGTGACTACATTCAGTTAAACACCCTGAAATGCATTTAGCAGTGGCCACAGTccctgaagaaaaacaagcttAGATAATTTCAGTCAGTTCTGTGCTGCTACCAGTCCTGGCCTGTTCACTTTCATAAAAGACATGTGAATTGTAAAGAgttgattaaataaagatttgaatGCATGTCacgttattttttttatcatgtttctgaaagcaacataaagaaaatgaacCTGCTATATGagaaagaaattttactttaatgttaACTTGAGGCTTAAAACAGAGATTGTGCAATACTTTTTGTCAGCCAGAAAAGCAATAATCTGCAAAGTTGGACAGAAATAATCAAGAAGTTTAAATCAAAAAAGACATGTTGATACTTTGGATCTGGGATCAGACTGTAGGACCACCATTTTGTTTCAATCTTGGTAAGACTTACCATTTCTCCCACCAACGTCTCTGCCTGTGGAAGTCTGAGATCCTCCCTGGAAAccaaggttttgtttttcaattacagtgaattaaatgaattatttaagtcaataaataacAAACTGGCATTTATGCACAGGTCTAATGCTTTCATTTATCCATGTAGTTTAAGTCATTATTAATTAAAGGAATAGGACTCTTACCATAGTATCACCCAGGTGGAAATGAGCATCCTGAATGTTGCTGATGTACTCCTGCCCTCGTGACTGGATTAAAAACTCACATCTGAGGAACGTAAGAAGGCCGCTTTTAAGATAGGCAACAGGTATGATCCCTTAACAAAATCCCAGCGGGAGGCTTAATTTTTAAGTCAAAAGGGAaatagtacatttttaaaaaactaaatgtgatATGATATTGTATTCATTCCCTTTCATTCGGATATTCctaaatcaaataaatgcatATGTACCAAAACATGACCGTCCACCTAAATTGTAAGGCTGGGAAAGAAGAGGATTAATCACTAATTCAGCCAAAAGCCCTGTCTTATCCTCTGAGAGATTTCAGAGATCCGCCGTTCAGATGGGAGATTTTGAGAACAAATGTAAGTTGCTCCCTCCTTAAATCCAGGCTTTATGGGCCAAGAAGATGAAAGAAACCTATATGAAGTCTCATTTTATGCCACAAGTCATGTAGGGGACAcagcaaatgtgtaaaaatttaaaatgctgtgGTTACAtgagatcaaaatgtttttggctTAATTGCAATACGACATGTGGAGCAAATCTTACCGTGGACAtaacactgaacacacacaatGACACgagaattattgatttataagTAGTGGTTAAATCTTATAGATGTCATTGtgtataataaaaatacaattttgtttttagctgatATTTTCTCATCTCACTGTTACAGCCCTCTTGTTACCTTGGAAACCACTTGGCATGTTCCTGCCAGGGGTCATCCCCTGGCTCCCAGTTCCTCAGTCCTCCATCACAGAAGAAGCATTTGACATTGTCACCATGacctgagattaaaaaaaaattctttagaCAGAGTTTGATTGAATAAAGACTCGCTGGACTTTCAAGCTTGATGGACAAGCCTCTTATGTTATCtatatttcaaatacaatctGAATACAACTGCTTTCTGGTTCAGATGGTCAAAGGAATTTATCTCAAGAACAAACGGCTGCATGTAATACATAAGTAAAAATGAACTTAAAATTTCTGACCCTGCCTCTCCCAATCTAGAAGACAGTAATAGTAATgacaggtttgtttgtttgaaatgtttgttaatggTATTTTATAAATTTGAGTTCTCACTGCATGTTGCCTAGCAGCTCCTGTTTTGTCCAGTTTATTCTGTTCACAACATCCTGACTCAGCTGGAACTATTGTAGCATGAACTCTCACACAGAGGAGGTCACTACAGCAGTCAACGTCTACTGAAACATTCTAGTGGATGCTCAGGTTTTGCCTAAAAACTGCTAAGGAAAGGagctcattaaaaatgttatattttagtaCTTCTGATAGGGAATTGATAGTATGTACCTGTGTAGAAAAACCCTGCTTGGGCCAGAACATCTGGCTGCACCGAGGCTTCAGTAGGCCAGTTGTGGAAAGTGGTAAGTCGAGAGTCCTCTGTCTCCATCTCGGGGTATACTGCTTGTCCAGCTGTTCCCTGATCATCCATAGTCATCCTCTGGAGCTGACTCAACAGCTGGCCATCCACAGAGTCTGAGGAGCCCACCGTCAGTGGAATATTCCCTACAGTTTGACCCAGTATGAAGCTGCAAGTAGGGAAATGACGCTTATGCTCAACGGCTGGGCTGTCACCCTGCTCCCAGAACCTTAAAACCCCTccacagcagaaacactgaacTTTGTCCCCAGAACCCAGGAAGAAGAAGCCCGCCTTAGCCAGGTCTCCTGAAGCCACGGGTGCATCTGCAGGCCAGTTCTGGAAGGTCCGAAGTCTCTCCACTTCTTCCCTCATCCGAGGCTCCTCAAGGATGCGCAGCATAGTACTCCTGTCATCCGACATTCTGCAGCATGTGAGCTTTTCTCTCTCGTTTTGTCCTGTGCCAGTCAGCCCTTTCGCGGTCCATAGTGGAACACACACTGAAGGTGAGTGCAGAACAGCTGAAATAATATGATGAGCAGCGGGGCGCTGTGCAGCGGCCTACAGGAgaaagttttctagaaaatcctCCAACTGCCAGAATGTATGCTCATTGATCCTTGATTGAATGACACGCCATGCCTGTCCTATGGCTGCACCTCATGGGGAAAAGAACACAGTAAACTAACACAAATTAGTTCATAATtgtaaagaggaaggaaaagaaaatatgtttttcaaaagtggtaaataaaaatctgataaacatgaaaaattatttatcaaaaacGGCCCTTTTTCAGTGTAGCTATGTTTGTTCAGGGTAGTTCTCCTGTTTAAATGTGAATCTGTGTGGTTTGGGCTCAATTACACAGTTTTtatgagacaaataaaataaggaCGTCATGGGTCTTGATGACCTAGGTTTAGACTTAGATAACTTCTCACCCCCTGATTACTATCATTTGACATTTAACTCAACTTCAGAATTATTCTGCCTTCAACTGTGCTTACAACCAAAGACTTCATGTGATTTGCAATTATGCATATCGTGCATATGTATAAAATTTATCTACTCAAAAATTGCATCCAGATCTGATAATTGCACATGAGATGATTAATGATCACTGTGGCCATATTAGTCTCACATGAGCTGATCTTTCTGATATAAGAGGGCCTGCAGGAAACCAGTCTGCTGACATCTCCTGGCCTCACTTGCACTCACAGatactgcagaaaaaaaacacggTTGATCAGCAGCTCAACTGTGTGcattaaaatagaaaagcacAAAACTAAAGTGACGAGTAGGAATAgacttcacaaaaaatatttttaacactaCTCGTGCAACACTTCTGAAACTATCATAAAATGTATtaccttcacatttttaaaaattattcagttCTTTATGTTGTATTGACAAAGTTGCTAAAAGCTAGAGTTGGATagcaactagttacatttactctgtTGCATTTACTTGAGTAGCTTTTAtttactagttttttttttagttctggtatgtttttatgcttttgggAGAACTTTTACTACGctgtgctttttacttttatttgagcaaatttattatgaagtatctctactcttacttgagtaaaatgtctggattctcTATCCActgaatgagaaacaaacattttttaacccaAAATTCACCAGTcaaagacacacacctgcagtttttattaaagtttcttaatttttgtgttgaaataaactgatttggaaaaaaatatatattttgtctgattttgttattttttgttacttatatgaattgtcattttggtccttaaaatacccaCATTTCctcttaactttatattttggtccatttgatGGTgcaatttgtaaatattaaatgactgataatttgatcatttactcagtacttgagtagactttttaccaaatacttttttactcttaattgtaattttttttggaGGACTACCTTTTACCTTTACTTGAGCAAAATATGTtcaagtagtgctactcttacttgagtacaatttttgggtactctcCCCACCTCTGCTAAGAGCAACAGTGGGGGGcaggttttaataaaataaacacaattaacaaaaaaaaagtaatctgttaaaaaaaaatgttaatctcAGGATTTGGGGTTCGTCATTGGCTGTAATGATCAAAGTGATTATATGACGCTAAATGTAAAGAAGATTACCTGTCCGAAGATATTCTAGTTTATTGATATGCGCTTGGATTTTTATTATCTCAGGCTTCTATGGTTATTGGAGAAGATGCTGAAAGTTTTGCCACCCCGCGGGGGAGGACGTGAATTACAGCGACAGCTCAGAGCCCGGATGGAGCAGCCATTGGGGAAGTGTGCGGGGCTTTAACGTAACCGAGGAGTGCTCTCTCTgtggaattaaaaaaagagactaaGTGAGAGGCGAACACAGAGTCATAAATATCCAAGATCCACAGGGTGCCACACGACGATACGCGCTTAACCTCGGAAAACCTGAACTCGGACTGGAAACCTTTGGGATACAGAATCCGAGGCGTCTGACTTGAACTGTGGAAGTTGGGAGAATACTCAGCTGAGCCTGCGCTACAACTACTAGCCATAAGCTAAGCGGCGCTGTTAGCCCCGAAGCTAACTCCAACTGAGCTGTGAACTTGCTTGCAAATCACGGGGGTTGAGATTCAGTCACAGGCTCAGGCTCCGTGAGAAAACCAGGGACTTGCTTAATGAATTATGTCTACCACAAGCATTGACCCTCAGGTATGAATGACGACTTATCTCGCCAGTTGAGAGCTTGCGAGCTAACTACCTGCTAACGTTATCGATTTATTAGGCTATGGCTATTCCTCGGAAGTGCTAGCTAGCCATTAGCGTTGGCATGTAGCTAGCGAGTTGGCTGCATTCCGTGAAAATGATCAAGGGTTTTATTGACGTTTAAGAGGGATGACATCTGTAGCTCTGCATGCATCACGTTGTCGGATGTATCATTTACAGAAATCGTGTGTTTTGCAAGCTACATAGCTGCAAAAACCCCACCACTTGATTTGGTAAAACCTAAAGCTAGTTAACGTAAACAGATTTACATAATGGCACAAGGTAACTTGCTCTTTGAACAGTAACTTTTAGCggaatgtgtttctgtgtctttacCGAGAGAAATACCTTCTGGAAAACATGTATTCGTGTTGCTTTAAGAACCGCTGGGGTTTAGAAAGCCATTTTAAGGTTGCAGTGATGTAGAAGTTGTTACTGAAGTCTGACTAGCATTAGCTGGCTAGTTGACTTGAGATGTTCAGAAAATTATACAATATTCAGTACAGCCGACAGTAACTCACCCTAAGCATCGTGTTTGTCCACTACAGGACTTCGTTTTATAAATACCCTGCATAGTCTCTTTAATAAAATTGGCAGAATGATGTCATGAATattgattatatatataaatagtaCATATTCTTAATATAAAGTCTCAATtactaaaaataacattgtttcttgttttgtttttctggatcAACCCAAACTCAGAGATCAAAGGGGCAAGCGTCTAAAGGTAGGTGATGacacaattatatttttatggtaTTAATGTGGCAGTCCTACTTAGTTTGCCAAAgaatacaattattattattattttttagttatgataatgtatttaaaatttgtcaaaGTGTGATGGACATATTTTCTGTATGAAAGTACAAATttaacaaaggaaaataaaaaaaaatcttttaaattagtATGTTGACAGCATTTGGAGTTGTCTACAGAAATTAAtctcaaagcaaaaataagctCTTCAATTATACCAAGATCATGTATctgaaaagctgaaattttaGGGTGATTTATGGCCCTTAATTTGTATTCCAACATGTGATAAATTGtcactcaaaaataaaagaaagtgcttaattttttcttttttgtttcaaagcaGCTTTTTTTCATCAGACATttaacagacattttttgttaaatgtttgtgtttttagtagTTAATCACATGATTAATTAACTTGGACACATTTTATTCTGCTCAAAGATCAAATTTGCTACTGTGGAATGTAATTTGGTCATAAAAACAGTAATAGAGAGCATTCTACCTAAGATCAAAAATACATTCCTTTCCAAAAAACATAATGAGTTAAGCTAAAATGAAACCATAAATTATTTGAGGGAATCTGGATCTGGCCCAGGTTAATTACGCATCTGCTCATCTATCAAATCAAATGTGtttcattgatttttaaaaatgatacaaatcTTAAGGCAGATCCTGCATATACTATGGCTTTTATTATCAGAAATGGAGGGTGAGGGgggaaaacaaattacattctgggcatttctgttttcactgaaaAATCTCCAAGCTACAACTTGCAATAACAAATTGTTTTTGAGGGAGCGTGAAGCCAGTAACGCAAACAGCAACCAAGCGATTGGAGCACAAACAGCAgccacacaaaatattttattagatgcatatgtaaaatatttaccatATATTGGTATTTTGTCATATATTGTAAGACTTATTCtaatgcaagttttttttttgttttatcaaagaaATTGAATATCTATGGTCTTTATTGTAATATTCTAGTGAACGGAAACGCTTTtgttaaactatttttaattaattatacTACTTATAATTATTTATGAGTTTGTTACGTGGACAGAGAGTGGTAAGAGGGCTGTTGTAGATAAATATAGTATTACAATGTACAACCACAGAGTAAATAGATATGtcaattttaatttagttttatattttgtatttttcttctcagaaaCAAGATGTTAGCTTAGATTCTAGTTATAACCTTAGTCACTTTTTGTTCACATGCTTTGTAGGATGTcatattttacagcattttattaTTAGGATTATTCAGTATAAATGTGTCCTACTGAAGCAAAGCGTTTAATCTGATTATGTGTTGCATATCTCTTCATTGGCTAAATTACAACCAATAATTTGTTGCTCTTCATTATTATAATAAGTATTTGAGTTTTATCATTGTTTATCTGTTGTTAATGTAGTAGAGGGTTAGTTAATTTGACATTGTGTATTTTTAACTCATAATAGGGTAAAACATCTGAGAATTAAGTCATTGTTAGATGTATCTTGATATTTATGTGTAATATTTGtatctgtttttgcttttgcaaaattgtttgttttggaggttTAGGATGcagattttctgtaattttataGCATCACAAGTCTGTGTAATAcctttaaaatttatatttttttgtcttttggtaaagaaaacatgttgtttATAATATATCAGAAATAGTTTCAGCTAGTAGTAATGTGATGTGGTTATTTTGgctgcaaagaaacaaagaaatcattcATGTGCTGCATGCTTTGTTAGTAGCGCCCCATGTCTTCATATCTAAATAACCTTCTCTACCATAACCCCCTTTAAAACATCACTCCATCTGCCATCATTGTAAATTcaaatttgcttcttttttgtatttttgttatatttgcaGTGCAAAATGGTTCACTGCATCAGAAGGAGACTGTCCATGACAATGACTTTGAGCCATACCTTCCTGGTCAATCTACTCAGGTAAATCATACTttcagtgttgttgttgttgtttttttctggttattttCATTATGAAATCTCACA
It encodes the following:
- the birc7 gene encoding baculoviral IAP repeat-containing protein 7 encodes the protein MSDDRSTMLRILEEPRMREEVERLRTFQNWPADAPVASGDLAKAGFFFLGSGDKVQCFCCGGVLRFWEQGDSPAVEHKRHFPTCSFILGQTVGNIPLTVGSSDSVDGQLLSQLQRMTMDDQGTAGQAVYPEMETEDSRLTTFHNWPTEASVQPDVLAQAGFFYTGHGDNVKCFFCDGGLRNWEPGDDPWQEHAKWFPRCEFLIQSRGQEYISNIQDAHFHLGDTMGGSQTSTGRDVGGRNDMVGGLGASSAMLSPVVQTVLQMGFEAGVVESLVQTKYLLTGQYYTSVSELVTDVLRAEEEERQAGPNSREQERSLGSSAGNVRTETPVPKRVMDQSPEELLRQLQEERTCKVCMDKLVSIVFIPCGHLVVCGDCAASLRHCPICRAVIRGSVRAFMS